Part of the Bacillus cabrialesii genome is shown below.
TAAAAGGTATGGCTGAGCATTTCTTGAAGAACGAGCTGAGGCGCCGGGCTTTTAACCATGATCATAAGACATAATAAGCCCAAGCAAATGAGTGAAGCCCATCGCCATCTGCGGCATTGCAACGCATAATTTTCAAATTTTTGTTTTCGTTTCACCAGCGCTTGGAGCATCTGTTTGGTCGGCGCGTCTGTAAACTGATCCAGCTGATTCCATAAGGATTCCATACGCTTCACACCTTGTCCATTTTCATTGCTACAATATATGAACGTAAAATAAAAAAAATGCCCTATTCATCCATTAAGGGGATGTCCAAAACTTGTCCGGTGTAAACATCATTTCCATTCAAGTGATTATACGCGCGAATTGTTTCTTCTCCTGACCTGCTTTTATAGTACTTCATAGAAATGCGGTATAGCGTTTCTTTCTTTTGGACGGTGTGCTTGACAACGCGTTTCGGCTCAGATTGAACCGGCTCATCCGGCTGCTGTTTTTGCGGCGCTGCGGTTTGTTGTTGGGAAGAGGAAGCAGCCGCGGCGGTTGCTTCCTCCTTATTTGCTGAGTCTTCTTTTTCAGCTACAGCTGGCTGTTTCTTATCAGTTGTTGTTTTTGCCGGCTCTTTTGCCTTTGTGTCCTCAGACTTTTTTTTTGACTCTTGCTGCAGAGCGGTCTCTTTCGTCTTTCCAGTGTCTGCGGTGTCTTTTTTATCCTTAGATTTCGGCACAATCTCATATTTGCTTTGGCTGCTGTCGATAAACACATCTTCATAATCATCATGATTATCCGGATGGCTTTTTAGATAAAATAAGGTGACTAAAACGATAACCGGCACAAATACAAATAATACAGCGAGCACAGTGAATAATGGCGTTTTTGTTTTGCCTTGCTTTTTTTTCTGTTCTCTTTGATTTTTTACAGATTGTCTTGTCGGAAGGCTTTCTCCAACATCATCGAAATAATCTTCCGCCGATGCGGCGTTTTGATCTTCATAAAGATCCTGGGCTTTTTTTCTCTCCACTCTCGACATGTTCGTCATGTATATCCCTCCTCACATGTTCAAAACGAATCTG
Proteins encoded:
- a CDS encoding YpbF family protein; this encodes MESLWNQLDQFTDAPTKQMLQALVKRKQKFENYALQCRRWRWASLICLGLLCLMIMVKSPAPQLVLQEMLSHTFYLFWMMATAFAYCTSYYFKKKEEKAEGDFHKLRCEIIQKSTDLWPQPDKWKARESVFQMMKHRYDINLYFESK
- a CDS encoding LysM peptidoglycan-binding domain-containing protein; translated protein: MTNMSRVERKKAQDLYEDQNAASAEDYFDDVGESLPTRQSVKNQREQKKKQGKTKTPLFTVLAVLFVFVPVIVLVTLFYLKSHPDNHDDYEDVFIDSSQSKYEIVPKSKDKKDTADTGKTKETALQQESKKKSEDTKAKEPAKTTTDKKQPAVAEKEDSANKEEATAAAASSSQQQTAAPQKQQPDEPVQSEPKRVVKHTVQKKETLYRISMKYYKSRSGEETIRAYNHLNGNDVYTGQVLDIPLMDE